ACTCACTTCGGCAAGCCTGTTCGGTGATCACGGTCGCCATCCCGCTTCGGTCGCCGTCGCTGGATCCATAGGGTCTCTGCGTTGCTTTTTTGTGATGTCCGAGCAAACCACCAACCAGCAGTCCTGCAACGGCAAGAAGCGGGCGATGCTCGCCTATGGCGTGATTCAGATCTCCGCCACCGTTGTTTCAGCCGTGTCGTTGGCGGCCATTGCCTTCGGTTTGTGTGCTGTGAAGCAGGAAAGCCGTTTGTTCAATGGCTGCGTTGAGGCTGTCGTGGCAGAGGGCAGGTCTCAGTCCGAAGCTGTTCGTTACTGCAACGGCGGTTGAGATTCAAGTTCAACCGTTGTCTGCGGTTGACCAAGAGCCCTTGGCGACGCTGCGTTTTGAGCGAGACCAGGCCTTCGTTGTGGGGTGAGTCAGCCAACGCCATTGGGGCGAGCAACCCAGCTTTTAACTATTACTAAGTTCATCTCCAACAATTAAGAGATCGCCATATCTTTGATCTGATTTCACTGTTTCCTCGGATGCCAGCCCTGAAGTACAAGCGGGATTTCACCCACGAACAGCGGGTGTCCTTCGCCTTTGCGAACTCCGTGGACGCAACCAAAAGTGCCAGCTCTAACAAGCGCAAGGCGGCATCCACACCTGCTGAGTACAAGCAAAACCAATGCGCCGCCATGGGCATTGGCATGGGCCCTCGGATCCATGAGGAGTGCCCCTTCTCGGCGATCAACCACTCCTATGCCTCAACGGGCAGCCAGGCTCTGGAAGCTGCCATCAGCGCGGGTTACAAGCAGGTGTTCGGCAATATCGGCATCTCCTCTAACCAGCGTCTCGTCTCACTGGAGGCCTTCCTCTGTGATGGCCGCATCAATGTGCAGGGCTTCATGGCCGGCCTGGTCAAATCTGAGCTCTACAAGCAGAAGTTTTTCCACGCCGTGTCTCCCATGCGCGGCATCGAGCTCACCACCAAGCACCTGCTGGGGCGTCCTCCCATCGATCAGAAGGAAGTGAGTGCTGGCATTCAGCTGATCGCTGAAGAGGGCTTCGACGCTTTCGTCGACAGCCTCGTCCGCTCTGAGGAGTATCTCGAAACCTTCGGAACTGACACGGTTCCCTACCTGCGTGGTTTCAAGTCGGAAGCACGGGCTTCCTGCTCCACCTTTGTTGGCATGGCCGAAATCACTCCGGCAAACGCCAGCTCTGAAAACGCCATGTACACCGGTCCTTCGCTGGTGAAGCGCTTCAGCATGGATCTCGGTTCCTTTGCTGCTGCTGCCGTCTACTCAGACGACAGTGATCGTGGTGGCTTCTCCTACATGAATGCAGTCAGCAACCCCCGCAACGCTGCTTACCGTCGGATGTATGGCGGCAAGTTCAACTACGGCCGCTTCTGATTCATTGCTGCTTGCAGCACTGAGCTGAGAGACAAAAAGGGCAGGAGAGCTAACTCTCTTGCCCTTTTTTAATGGCGGCGCTGTTGAGCCGCTGGCGGTGCCCTCAGGCCTATTGGGCTGCCCCTGGGTATGAATACTCATTGAAAATGATCCACGCTTCCGTAAGATCTCGTCGCTCTTGAATCGTTTGATGCATTACTTCGGGCTCTTGGTGCACGAGAGTGGCCAGGTGACTGCTCTCTTTGAAACTCAATTGCTCGAAGTTGCGGTGACTAAGTTTTTCCAACAATGCCTGCAGAACGGCTATGCGCCTGTTGATGTTCATCTGCGATTAATCAAATATTCGTCGCCAAAATTTCCATTTGAGACCTGTCTTGATAAAAATCTTTTGGTTTCTGGATATAACTTGCAAGTGGAAAATTATCAGTAGTGGATCTGCTCTTGCTCCGATGGGATGCGTTCGCCATCGGAGTTAGTGATGTTTGGCTGTTGCTTGATTCTTGAGTGGATCTCTTGGCCAGGCTTGCTTTCGGCAGTCGCTCCCTTTCTTATTTCCGTCAGCGCGTGAAGCGGAGATGAGATCTTGGTTAGTGCCCCTGCCTGATGTTCCTTGGCCAGCCCAGCCGACGCCGACGCCAATCTCAAGCGGGCTCTTGAGCAGCTCAGCGGCAATGAGGCTGCGGTAGCCGAGGCCATCAATGAAGTGCGGGCCGAGCACGCCCGAAGTGAACCGCCGCTCACTGGGCCCGCACTGCTTGAGCGCATTGATCAGTTGGCAGCCCAGCGGACTCTCGACAGTCAGGACGCCGCG
Above is a genomic segment from Synechococcus sp. UW69 containing:
- a CDS encoding phycobilisome rod-core linker polypeptide, which encodes MPALKYKRDFTHEQRVSFAFANSVDATKSASSNKRKAASTPAEYKQNQCAAMGIGMGPRIHEECPFSAINHSYASTGSQALEAAISAGYKQVFGNIGISSNQRLVSLEAFLCDGRINVQGFMAGLVKSELYKQKFFHAVSPMRGIELTTKHLLGRPPIDQKEVSAGIQLIAEEGFDAFVDSLVRSEEYLETFGTDTVPYLRGFKSEARASCSTFVGMAEITPANASSENAMYTGPSLVKRFSMDLGSFAAAAVYSDDSDRGGFSYMNAVSNPRNAAYRRMYGGKFNYGRF